A window of the Streptomyces sp. NBC_00454 genome harbors these coding sequences:
- a CDS encoding efflux RND transporter permease subunit, with the protein MFRLSRFSLAQRALIGLVSLVALLFGAIAIPQLKQQLLPSIDLPMVSVLAPYQGASPDVVEKQVVEPIEATLKGVDGLTGITSTASEGNALIMATFDYGDTGTKQLVADVQQAVNRARVRLPSEVDPQVVAGSTDDMPTVVLAVTSDKDQQALADQLNKSVVPVLQDIAGVRQVTVNGVQDLQVTVTPDAAKLAAAGIDGQTLAQGLAAGGATVPAGSFDEAGKNRTVRVGSGYTSLAQLEDLRLTAGPGKPAVRLGDVASVKQESARAVSITRTNGKPSLSLVLTMDKEGSAVAISDAVKDKLPELRSTLGSGADLTVIQDQGPPVAKSISGLTTEGLLGLLFAVVVILVFLGSIRSTLVTAVSIPLSVVLALIVLWTRDLSLNMLTLGALTIAIGRVVDDSIVVLENIKRHLGYGEEREHAIITAVKEVAGAVTSSTLTTVAVFLPIAFVGGMVGQFFGPFSITVTAALLASLIVSLTVVPVLSYWFLRAPKGVSAGDAASAEKARREAEEKESRSKLQQFYVRALGLVTRRRFTTVVVAFLVLVVTLGMTPLLKTNFFDQGEQNVLNVKQQLPPGTSLAAADEASRKVEKVLSETEGVEAYQVTVGSSGFMAAFGGGTGSNEASYAVTLKSSDDADAAKKHIETALKGLDGIGDTTVAAGDGFGSQNLRVVVKAGDAGVLAKAAEQVRAEVATLKDVTDVQSDLSQSVPRISVTATPKAAELGISQAALGGIVAQAVRGNPAGKAVLDDTERDIVIRSAQPATTLAQLQALPVGPVRLGDIAEVKEVPGPVAMTRIDGARAATITAKPVGDNTGAVSADLQTKIKALDLPAGATATIGGVGQDQSKAFADLGLAMLAAIAIVFMLLVATFRSLVQPLILLVSIPFAATGALGLLLVTGTPLGIPALIGMLMLIGIVVTNAIVLIDLVNQYRAQGYGVVEAVIEGGRHRLRPILMTALATIFALLPMALGVTGEGGFISQPLAVVVIGGLISSTLLTLLLVPTLYTMFELFKERRRGRKTARLTVVPSPSASAEDESPVKV; encoded by the coding sequence ATGTTCCGGCTGTCCCGCTTCAGCCTGGCCCAAAGGGCGCTGATCGGCCTCGTGTCGCTCGTCGCGCTCCTCTTCGGTGCCATAGCCATCCCGCAGCTCAAGCAGCAGCTGCTGCCCTCCATCGACCTGCCGATGGTGTCGGTGCTCGCGCCGTACCAGGGCGCCTCGCCCGACGTGGTGGAGAAGCAGGTCGTCGAACCGATCGAGGCCACCCTCAAGGGCGTCGACGGACTCACCGGCATCACCTCCACCGCCAGTGAGGGCAATGCCCTCATCATGGCGACCTTCGACTACGGCGACACCGGCACCAAGCAGCTCGTCGCCGACGTCCAGCAGGCCGTCAACCGGGCCCGCGTCCGGCTGCCTTCCGAGGTCGACCCGCAGGTGGTCGCCGGTTCCACCGACGACATGCCGACCGTGGTCCTCGCCGTCACCTCCGACAAGGACCAGCAGGCGCTGGCCGACCAGCTGAACAAGTCGGTCGTCCCCGTCCTGCAGGACATCGCGGGGGTCCGCCAGGTCACCGTCAACGGGGTCCAGGACCTCCAGGTCACCGTCACCCCGGACGCCGCCAAGCTCGCCGCGGCCGGCATCGACGGCCAGACACTGGCCCAGGGCCTGGCGGCGGGCGGCGCCACCGTCCCGGCGGGCTCCTTCGACGAGGCGGGCAAGAACCGCACCGTGCGCGTCGGTTCGGGCTACACCTCGCTCGCCCAGCTCGAAGACCTGCGCCTGACCGCCGGACCCGGCAAGCCGGCCGTCCGCCTCGGTGACGTGGCGAGCGTGAAGCAGGAGTCCGCCAGGGCGGTCTCCATCACCCGCACCAACGGCAAGCCCAGCCTCTCCCTCGTCCTGACCATGGACAAGGAAGGCAGCGCCGTCGCCATCTCGGACGCGGTCAAGGACAAGCTGCCCGAGCTGCGTTCCACCCTCGGCTCCGGCGCCGACCTGACGGTGATTCAGGACCAGGGCCCGCCCGTCGCGAAGTCCATCTCCGGCCTGACCACCGAGGGCCTCCTCGGCCTGCTGTTCGCGGTCGTCGTGATCCTGGTCTTCCTCGGCTCGATCCGCTCGACGCTGGTCACCGCGGTCTCCATCCCGCTGTCCGTGGTCCTCGCGCTGATCGTGCTGTGGACCCGCGACCTCTCCCTCAACATGCTGACGCTGGGCGCGCTCACCATCGCCATCGGCCGGGTCGTCGACGACTCGATCGTGGTCCTGGAGAACATCAAGCGCCACCTCGGCTACGGCGAGGAGCGCGAACACGCGATCATCACCGCGGTCAAGGAGGTGGCCGGCGCGGTCACCTCCTCCACGCTCACCACCGTCGCCGTCTTCCTGCCGATCGCCTTCGTCGGCGGCATGGTCGGCCAGTTCTTCGGCCCGTTCTCCATCACCGTCACCGCGGCCCTGCTGGCCTCGCTGATCGTCTCCCTGACGGTCGTGCCGGTGCTCTCGTACTGGTTCCTGCGCGCGCCGAAGGGCGTCAGCGCCGGGGACGCGGCGAGCGCCGAGAAGGCGCGCCGCGAGGCCGAGGAGAAGGAGTCGCGCAGCAAGCTCCAGCAGTTCTACGTCCGGGCGCTGGGCCTGGTCACCCGCCGCAGGTTCACCACCGTGGTCGTGGCCTTCCTGGTGCTCGTCGTGACACTGGGCATGACCCCGCTGCTCAAGACGAACTTCTTCGACCAGGGCGAGCAGAACGTCCTGAACGTCAAGCAGCAGCTGCCCCCGGGCACCTCGCTGGCCGCCGCCGACGAGGCGAGCCGCAAGGTCGAGAAGGTCCTGTCCGAAACCGAGGGGGTCGAGGCCTACCAGGTCACCGTCGGGTCCTCCGGCTTCATGGCCGCCTTCGGCGGCGGCACCGGCTCCAACGAGGCCTCGTACGCGGTCACGCTGAAGAGCTCCGACGACGCCGACGCCGCCAAGAAGCACATCGAGACCGCCCTGAAGGGGCTCGACGGCATCGGCGACACCACCGTCGCCGCGGGCGACGGCTTCGGCAGCCAGAACCTCCGGGTCGTCGTCAAGGCCGGTGACGCGGGCGTCCTGGCCAAGGCCGCCGAACAGGTCCGCGCCGAGGTGGCCACCCTCAAGGACGTCACCGACGTCCAGAGCGACCTGTCCCAGTCCGTGCCCCGGATCTCGGTCACCGCCACGCCCAAGGCGGCGGAACTCGGCATCAGCCAGGCCGCGCTCGGCGGGATCGTCGCCCAGGCCGTACGGGGCAACCCGGCGGGCAAGGCCGTACTGGATGACACCGAGCGGGACATCGTCATCAGGTCCGCGCAGCCGGCCACCACCCTGGCGCAGCTGCAGGCGCTGCCGGTCGGCCCGGTCAGGCTCGGCGACATCGCCGAGGTCAAGGAGGTCCCCGGCCCGGTCGCGATGACCCGGATCGACGGCGCCCGCGCCGCCACCATCACCGCGAAGCCGGTCGGTGACAACACCGGCGCCGTCAGTGCGGACCTCCAGACGAAGATCAAGGCCCTGGACCTGCCCGCGGGCGCCACCGCCACCATCGGCGGCGTCGGACAGGACCAGAGCAAGGCATTCGCGGACCTGGGTCTGGCCATGCTCGCGGCCATCGCGATCGTCTTCATGCTGCTGGTAGCGACGTTCCGCTCGCTGGTCCAGCCGCTGATCCTGCTGGTCTCCATCCCCTTCGCGGCCACCGGCGCCCTCGGCCTGCTCCTGGTCACCGGCACCCCGCTCGGCATCCCGGCGCTGATCGGCATGCTGATGCTCATCGGCATCGTGGTGACCAACGCGATCGTGCTGATCGACCTGGTCAACCAGTACCGCGCCCAGGGCTACGGCGTCGTCGAGGCGGTCATCGAGGGCGGCCGTCACCGGCTGCGCCCGATCCTGATGACGGCACTGGCGACGATCTTCGCGCTGCTCCCGATGGCGCTGGGCGTCACGGGCGAGGGCGGCTTCATCTCGCAGCCGCTCGCGGTGGTCGTCATCGGCGGCCTGATCAGCTCCACCCTGCTGACGCTGCTCCTGGTGCCGACGCTCTACACGATGTTCGAGCTCTTCAAGGAGCGCCGCCGCGGCAGGAAGACGGCCCGCCTGACGGTGGTCCCGTCCCCGTCCGCCTCCGCGGAGGACGAGAGCCCGGTCAAGGTCTGA
- a CDS encoding carbohydrate kinase family protein, giving the protein MRIAVTGSIATDHLMTFPGRFADQLVADQLHTVSLSFLVDNLDVRRGGVGPNICFGMGQLGTRPILVGAAGYDFDEYRSWLDRHGVDTASVRISEVLHTARFVCTTDADHNQIGSFYTGAMSEARLIELKAVADRVGGLDLVLIGADDPEAMLRHTEECRTRNIPFAADFSQQIARMDGDNIRTLMEGATYLFSNEYEKGLIEAKSGWTDAEILAKVGTRVTTLGSNGVRIERVGHDPIVVGCPEETAKVDPTGVGDAFRAGFLTGLGWGVSLERAAQVGCMLATLVIETLGTQEYTLARAHFMERFTKAYGDVAAAEVRSHLSA; this is encoded by the coding sequence GTGCGCATCGCAGTCACCGGCTCCATCGCCACCGACCACCTCATGACCTTCCCCGGCCGCTTCGCCGACCAGTTGGTCGCGGATCAGCTGCACACGGTCTCCCTCTCCTTCCTCGTCGACAACCTCGACGTCCGCCGGGGAGGCGTCGGTCCGAACATCTGCTTCGGCATGGGGCAGCTCGGCACCCGCCCGATCCTCGTCGGCGCGGCCGGCTACGACTTCGACGAGTACCGCTCCTGGCTGGACCGGCACGGCGTCGACACCGCCTCCGTGCGCATCTCCGAGGTGCTGCACACCGCGCGCTTCGTCTGCACCACGGACGCCGACCACAACCAGATCGGCTCCTTCTACACGGGCGCGATGAGCGAGGCCCGCCTGATCGAGCTGAAGGCGGTCGCGGACCGCGTCGGCGGCCTGGACCTCGTCCTGATCGGCGCGGACGACCCCGAGGCGATGCTCCGCCACACGGAGGAGTGCCGGACGCGGAACATCCCCTTCGCGGCGGACTTCTCCCAGCAGATCGCCCGGATGGACGGAGACAACATCCGTACCCTGATGGAGGGCGCGACGTACCTCTTCTCGAACGAGTACGAGAAGGGCCTCATCGAGGCGAAGTCCGGCTGGACGGACGCGGAGATCCTGGCGAAGGTCGGCACGCGGGTCACCACCCTCGGCTCGAACGGCGTCCGCATCGAGCGGGTCGGCCACGACCCGATCGTCGTCGGCTGCCCGGAGGAGACCGCCAAGGTCGACCCGACCGGCGTCGGCGACGCGTTCCGCGCGGGCTTCCTGACCGGTCTGGGCTGGGGCGTGAGCCTGGAGCGCGCGGCGCAGGTCGGCTGCATGCTGGCGACGCTGGTCATCGAGACGCTGGGCACCCAGGAGTACACGCTGGCCCGCGCGCACTTCATGGAGCGCTTCACGAAGGCCTATGGCGACGTAGCGGCGGCGGAGGTCCGCTCGCACCTGTCGGCGTAG
- the coxB gene encoding cytochrome c oxidase subunit II — protein MSPYGSDRSPRRPMRRKLLQALTAGAVLATATGCSYTWKDFPRLGMPTPVTEEAPRILSLWQGSWAAALITGILVWGLIMWSVIFHRRSRTKIEVPAQTRYNMPIEALYTVVPLIIVSVLFYFTARDESKLLSLSAKPAHTINVIGYQWSWGFNYVENVDGDAATPKAGEVPKELAAIPDRYTKDFPAGAEGVYTKGVPGDRNPDTNNPGPTLWLPKGEKVRFILSSNDVIHSFWVVPFLFKQDVIPGHTNVFEVTPTQEGTFMGKCAELCGVDHSRMLFNVKVVSPEAYKAHLKELAEKGQTGYLPAGIKQTDPARNAEVNKL, from the coding sequence GTGAGTCCCTACGGCTCCGACCGCTCGCCGCGGCGCCCGATGCGGCGGAAGCTGCTGCAGGCGCTGACTGCGGGCGCGGTTCTGGCGACCGCCACTGGTTGCTCGTACACCTGGAAAGACTTCCCCCGCCTCGGAATGCCCACCCCGGTCACGGAGGAGGCGCCTCGCATCCTCTCCCTGTGGCAGGGCTCCTGGGCGGCCGCTCTCATTACGGGCATCCTGGTGTGGGGCCTGATCATGTGGAGCGTCATCTTCCACCGGCGCAGCCGGACGAAGATCGAGGTCCCCGCGCAGACCCGGTACAACATGCCCATCGAGGCGCTGTACACCGTGGTCCCGCTCATCATCGTCTCGGTGCTGTTCTACTTCACCGCGCGCGATGAATCGAAGCTGCTCTCCCTCTCCGCCAAGCCGGCTCACACGATCAACGTGATCGGCTACCAGTGGAGCTGGGGCTTCAACTACGTCGAGAACGTCGACGGCGACGCGGCGACCCCGAAGGCGGGCGAGGTTCCGAAGGAACTCGCCGCCATCCCGGACCGCTACACCAAGGACTTCCCCGCGGGCGCCGAGGGCGTCTACACCAAGGGCGTCCCCGGAGACCGGAACCCGGACACCAACAACCCGGGTCCGACCCTCTGGCTGCCCAAGGGCGAGAAGGTCCGCTTCATCCTGTCGTCGAACGACGTCATCCACTCCTTCTGGGTGGTCCCCTTCCTGTTCAAGCAGGACGTCATCCCGGGCCACACCAACGTCTTCGAGGTCACTCCGACCCAAGAAGGCACCTTCATGGGCAAGTGCGCCGAGCTCTGCGGCGTCGACCACTCCCGGATGCTCTTCAACGTCAAGGTGGTCTCCCCGGAGGCGTACAAGGCGCACCTGAAGGAGCTCGCGGAGAAGGGTCAGACCGGCTACCTCCCGGCCGGCATCAAGCAGACCGACCCGGCCCGGAATGCGGAAGTGAACAAACTGTGA
- the ctaD gene encoding cytochrome c oxidase subunit I yields the protein MSILNESQGAAADSYENELPVRRKQPGNVVVKWMTTTDHKTIGTMYLVTSFVFFIIGGIMALFMRAELARPGTQIMSNEQFNQAFTMHGTIMLLMFATPLFAGFANWIMPLQIGAPDVAFPRLNMFAYWLYLFGSTIAVAGFVTPSGAADFGWFAYSPLSDAVRSPGIGADMWIMGLAFSGFGTILGSVNFITTIICMRAPGMTMFRMPIFTWNVLLTGVLVLLAFPVLAAALFALEADRKFGAHVFDAANGGALLWQHLFWFFGHPEVYIIALPFFGIISEVIPVFSRKPMFGYIGLIAATISIAGLSVTVWAHHMYVTGGVLLPFFSFMTFLIAVPTGVKFFNWIGTMWKGSLSFETPMLWAVGFLITFTFGGLTGVILASPPMDFHVSDSYFVVAHFHYVIFGTVVFAMFSGFHFWWPKFTGKMLDERLGKITFWTLFIGFHGTFLVQHWLGVEGMPRRYADYLAADGFTALNTISTISSFLLGLSMLPFMYNVWKTAKYGKKVEVDDPWGYGRSLEWATSCPPPRHNFLTLPRIRSESPAFDLHHPEIAALDHLADHDAGTKAVTGGKEAGK from the coding sequence GTGAGCATCCTCAACGAATCTCAGGGTGCCGCCGCCGACTCGTACGAGAACGAGCTGCCGGTGCGGCGCAAGCAGCCGGGCAACGTGGTCGTGAAGTGGATGACCACGACCGACCACAAGACCATCGGCACGATGTACCTGGTCACGTCGTTCGTGTTCTTCATCATCGGCGGGATCATGGCGCTCTTCATGCGCGCCGAGCTGGCCCGTCCGGGCACGCAGATCATGTCGAACGAGCAGTTCAACCAGGCGTTCACCATGCATGGCACGATCATGCTGCTGATGTTCGCCACCCCGCTGTTCGCGGGCTTCGCCAACTGGATCATGCCGCTGCAGATCGGCGCGCCCGACGTGGCGTTCCCGCGGCTGAACATGTTCGCGTACTGGCTGTACCTCTTCGGCTCGACCATCGCGGTGGCCGGCTTCGTCACCCCCTCGGGTGCCGCCGACTTCGGCTGGTTCGCCTACTCCCCGCTGTCGGACGCCGTCCGCTCGCCGGGCATCGGCGCCGACATGTGGATCATGGGTCTGGCCTTCTCCGGCTTCGGCACGATCCTCGGTTCGGTCAACTTCATCACCACGATCATCTGCATGCGCGCCCCCGGCATGACGATGTTCCGCATGCCGATCTTCACCTGGAACGTGCTGCTGACCGGTGTTCTGGTCCTGCTCGCCTTCCCGGTGCTGGCCGCCGCGCTCTTCGCGCTGGAGGCCGACCGGAAGTTCGGTGCGCATGTGTTCGATGCGGCAAATGGCGGCGCCCTACTGTGGCAACACCTCTTCTGGTTCTTCGGACACCCAGAGGTGTACATCATCGCGCTGCCGTTCTTCGGAATCATTTCCGAAGTGATCCCGGTCTTCTCGCGCAAGCCGATGTTCGGTTACATCGGTCTGATCGCCGCGACGATCTCGATCGCCGGCCTCTCGGTGACCGTGTGGGCCCACCACATGTACGTCACCGGCGGTGTGCTGCTGCCGTTCTTCTCCTTCATGACCTTCCTGATCGCGGTACCGACCGGTGTGAAGTTCTTCAACTGGATCGGCACCATGTGGAAGGGCTCGCTGTCCTTCGAGACCCCGATGCTCTGGGCCGTCGGCTTCCTGATCACCTTCACCTTCGGTGGTCTGACCGGCGTCATCCTGGCCTCGCCCCCGATGGACTTCCACGTCTCCGACTCGTACTTCGTCGTCGCGCACTTCCACTACGTCATCTTCGGCACCGTGGTCTTCGCGATGTTCTCCGGCTTCCACTTCTGGTGGCCGAAGTTCACGGGCAAGATGCTGGACGAGCGCCTCGGCAAGATCACCTTCTGGACGCTGTTCATCGGCTTCCACGGCACCTTCCTGGTGCAGCACTGGCTGGGCGTCGAGGGCATGCCGCGTCGTTACGCGGACTACCTCGCGGCCGACGGCTTCACCGCGCTGAACACCATCTCCACGATCAGCTCGTTCCTGCTGGGCCTGTCGATGCTGCCCTTCATGTACAACGTCTGGAAGACGGCGAAGTACGGCAAGAAGGTCGAGGTCGACGACCCGTGGGGTTACGGCCGTTCGCTCGAGTGGGCGACCTCCTGCCCGCCGCCGCGGCACAACTTCCTCACCCTGCCGCGGATCCGCAGTGAATCCCCGGCGTTCGACCTGCACCACCCGGAGATCGCGGCCCTCGACCACCTCGCGGACCACGACGCCGGTACCAAGGCAGTCACCGGCGGCAAGGAGGCCGGCAAGTGA
- the erpA gene encoding iron-sulfur cluster insertion protein ErpA: MSVQDEKTTVSDGILLSDAAAEKVRTLLEQEGREDLALRVAVQPGGCSGLRYQLFFDERSLDGDVVKDFDGVKVVTDRMSSPYLHGASIDFVDTIEKQGFTIDNPNATGSCACGDSFS, encoded by the coding sequence ATGTCCGTACAGGACGAAAAGACCACTGTGAGCGACGGCATCCTCCTGTCCGACGCCGCCGCCGAGAAGGTCAGGACCCTCCTTGAGCAGGAAGGCCGCGAGGACCTGGCGCTGCGCGTCGCCGTCCAGCCCGGCGGCTGCTCGGGCCTGCGCTACCAGCTCTTCTTCGACGAGCGGTCCCTCGACGGCGACGTCGTGAAGGACTTCGACGGCGTCAAGGTCGTCACCGACCGGATGAGCTCCCCGTACCTCCACGGCGCGTCGATCGACTTCGTCGACACCATCGAGAAGCAGGGCTTCACGATCGACAACCCGAACGCCACGGGCTCCTGCGCCTGCGGCGACTCCTTCAGCTAA
- a CDS encoding cytochrome c oxidase subunit 4: MKIQGKMFLWLSFFILIMAVVYGVWSKEPVGTTALFLAFGLSVMIGYYLAFTAKRVDEMAQDNLEADVADEAGELGFFAPHSWQPLSLAIGGALAFSGVIFGWWLMYFSAPVILVGLWGWVYEYYRGENQNQ, from the coding sequence GTGAAGATCCAGGGCAAGATGTTCCTCTGGCTCTCCTTCTTCATCCTGATCATGGCCGTCGTGTACGGCGTGTGGTCGAAGGAGCCCGTCGGTACCACCGCTCTCTTCCTGGCCTTCGGCCTGAGCGTCATGATCGGCTACTACCTGGCCTTCACGGCCAAGCGCGTGGACGAGATGGCCCAGGACAACCTGGAGGCCGACGTCGCCGACGAGGCGGGCGAGCTGGGGTTCTTCGCCCCGCACAGCTGGCAGCCGCTCTCGCTGGCCATCGGTGGCGCGCTCGCATTCAGCGGCGTCATCTTCGGCTGGTGGCTCATGTACTTCTCGGCGCCGGTCATCCTCGTCGGCCTGTGGGGCTGGGTCTACGAGTACTACCGCGGCGAGAACCAGAACCAGTAG
- a CDS encoding cysteine desulfurase/sulfurtransferase TusA family protein, translating into MPYFDTASAAPLHPVARQALQASLDEGWADPARLYREGRRARLLLDAAREAAADSVGCRPDELVFTPSGTHAVHSGMAGVLAGRRRVGGHLVVSAVEHSSVLHAAESHAARGGTVSEVPVDRFGRVDPAAYGDFVRPDTALACLQSANHEVGTVQPVVEVAELCGAAGVPLLVDAAQSLGWGPVAAGWSVLCASAHKWGGPPGVGLLAVRKGVRFSPQHPSDERESGRSPGFVNLPAVVAAAASLRAVRAEADAEAARLRTLVDRLRRRVARLVPDVEVVGHPDLRLPHLVTFSCLYVDGETLLHELDRADYSVSSGSSCTSSTLTPSHVLRAMGVLSEGNVRVSLPTGTTAAEVNGFLELLPGVVAGVRERLGVGGSLPSPEPEAESLELDTLGLRCPQPVIELGRAIGRVPVGGTVTVLSDDEVARLDIPAWCVMRGQVYVGEAPRPEGVAYTVRRAV; encoded by the coding sequence ATGCCGTACTTCGACACCGCGTCCGCCGCCCCGCTGCACCCCGTGGCCCGCCAAGCGCTCCAGGCCTCCCTCGACGAGGGCTGGGCCGACCCGGCCCGGCTCTACCGCGAAGGCCGGCGGGCCAGGCTGCTGCTGGACGCGGCCCGGGAGGCCGCGGCGGATTCCGTGGGATGCCGTCCCGACGAGCTCGTGTTCACTCCTTCGGGGACGCACGCGGTTCACTCCGGCATGGCGGGGGTACTCGCGGGACGCCGGCGCGTCGGCGGGCATCTGGTCGTATCAGCGGTGGAACACAGCTCCGTCCTGCACGCGGCGGAGTCGCACGCCGCGCGCGGCGGCACCGTCAGCGAGGTCCCGGTGGACCGGTTCGGCCGGGTCGACCCCGCCGCCTACGGGGACTTCGTGCGCCCCGACACCGCACTGGCCTGCCTCCAGTCGGCCAACCACGAGGTGGGCACGGTCCAGCCGGTGGTGGAGGTCGCCGAACTCTGCGGCGCGGCCGGCGTGCCGCTGCTCGTGGACGCGGCCCAGTCACTGGGCTGGGGACCGGTCGCCGCGGGCTGGTCCGTCCTGTGCGCGAGCGCCCACAAATGGGGCGGCCCGCCCGGAGTCGGCCTGCTGGCGGTCCGCAAGGGCGTCCGGTTCTCTCCCCAACACCCCTCCGACGAGCGGGAGTCCGGCCGCTCCCCCGGTTTCGTCAACCTCCCGGCGGTCGTCGCCGCGGCGGCCTCCCTGCGGGCGGTGCGCGCTGAGGCCGACGCGGAGGCAGCCCGGCTGCGGACCCTGGTCGACCGGCTGCGGCGGCGGGTGGCCCGGCTGGTCCCCGACGTGGAGGTGGTGGGCCACCCCGACCTGCGCCTCCCCCATCTGGTCACCTTCTCCTGCCTCTACGTCGACGGCGAGACCCTGCTCCACGAGTTGGACCGGGCGGACTACTCCGTCTCCTCAGGCTCCTCGTGCACCAGCTCGACGCTGACTCCGTCCCATGTGCTGCGCGCGATGGGCGTCCTGTCGGAGGGGAACGTACGGGTCTCCCTGCCGACGGGCACCACGGCCGCGGAGGTCAACGGCTTCCTGGAACTGCTGCCGGGGGTGGTGGCGGGGGTCCGCGAACGCCTGGGCGTGGGGGGCTCCCTCCCCTCCCCCGAGCCGGAGGCCGAATCCCTCGAACTGGACACCCTCGGCCTGCGGTGCCCGCAGCCGGTCATCGAACTGGGGCGGGCGATCGGGCGGGTGCCGGTGGGGGGCACGGTGACGGTGCTGTCGGACGACGAGGTCGCGCGGCTGGACATCCCGGCGTGGTGCGTGATGCGGGGGCAGGTGTACGTGGGCGAAGCGCCTCGGCCGGAGGGGGTCGCGTACACGGTGCGGCGGGCCGTCTGA
- the nadA gene encoding quinolinate synthase NadA — MRVVTTAQPLDNQPLDVQPTPLALLLLGREADPKSERGVECPGDLPSPSDPDLVARARAAKEKLGDKVFILGHHYQRDEVIEFADVTGDSFKLAKDAAAKPEAEYIVFCGVHFMAESADILTSDDQKVVLPDLAAGCSMADMATAEQVAECWDVLTEAGIAGTTVPVSYMNSSADIKAFTGKHGGTICTSSNAKKALEWAFEQGEKVLFLPDQHLGRNTAVRDMGMSLDDCVLYNPHKPNGGLTVEQLQGAKMILWRGHCSVHGRFSVDSVNDVRARIPGVNVLVHPECKHEVVAAADYVGSTEYIIKALEAAPAGSKWAIGTELNLVQRLANRFAAEDKEVVFLDKTVCFCSTMNRIDLPHLVWTLESLAEGNLVNQIQVDKETESFAKLALERMLAL, encoded by the coding sequence GTGCGTGTCGTGACCACCGCCCAGCCTTTGGACAACCAGCCTTTGGACGTCCAGCCGACGCCCCTCGCCCTGCTGCTGCTCGGCCGCGAAGCCGATCCCAAGAGCGAGCGCGGGGTGGAGTGCCCCGGCGACCTGCCGTCGCCGTCGGACCCGGACCTCGTGGCGCGCGCCCGCGCGGCCAAGGAGAAGCTCGGGGACAAGGTCTTCATCCTCGGCCACCACTACCAGCGTGACGAGGTCATCGAGTTCGCCGACGTCACCGGCGACTCCTTCAAGCTCGCCAAGGACGCGGCCGCCAAGCCGGAAGCCGAGTACATCGTCTTCTGCGGCGTCCACTTCATGGCCGAGTCCGCGGACATCCTGACCTCGGACGACCAGAAGGTCGTCCTGCCCGACCTCGCCGCGGGTTGCTCGATGGCCGACATGGCCACCGCCGAGCAGGTCGCGGAGTGCTGGGACGTGCTGACCGAGGCCGGCATCGCCGGCACCACGGTGCCCGTCTCGTACATGAACTCCTCGGCCGACATCAAGGCCTTCACCGGCAAGCACGGCGGCACGATCTGTACGTCGTCCAACGCCAAGAAGGCCCTGGAGTGGGCGTTCGAGCAGGGCGAGAAGGTGCTCTTCCTCCCGGACCAGCACCTGGGCCGCAACACGGCCGTCCGCGACATGGGCATGTCCCTGGACGACTGCGTGCTCTACAACCCGCACAAGCCGAACGGCGGCCTGACCGTCGAGCAGCTCCAGGGCGCCAAGATGATCCTGTGGCGCGGTCACTGCTCCGTACACGGCCGCTTCTCGGTGGATTCGGTCAACGACGTGCGCGCCCGCATCCCCGGCGTCAACGTCCTCGTCCACCCGGAGTGCAAGCACGAGGTGGTGGCGGCAGCTGACTACGTCGGCTCCACCGAGTACATCATCAAGGCGCTGGAGGCGGCCCCGGCCGGCTCCAAGTGGGCCATCGGCACCGAGCTGAACCTCGTACAGCGCCTGGCGAACCGTTTCGCCGCTGAGGACAAGGAGGTCGTCTTCCTCGACAAGACGGTCTGCTTCTGCTCGACGATGAACCGCATCGACCTCCCCCACCTGGTGTGGACCCTTGAGTCCCTGGCCGAGGGCAACCTCGTGAACCAGATCCAGGTCGACAAGGAGACCGAGAGCTTCGCCAAGCTGGCCCTGGAGCGCATGCTCGCGCTGTAG